The proteins below are encoded in one region of Clostridium estertheticum:
- a CDS encoding ABC transporter substrate-binding protein — translation MNKFMKKFGVTFLVAGIIMSSLSGCSTSKNTTSTKATADTKDAVKLKMYILGDKPKDADAVYGKMNEILKKKINATIDVNFISWGDQATKYPLLFSSGEDFDLIFTATGWCYYNQMATRNGFLELTPELLQKYAPQSVKNEPKLAWEQAKVNKKIYMIPNDQDEYAYSVVGIRGDLREKYHIPAITSQAGLEKYYETIAKNEKDIVPIINGGGQNLQFPLELQANGFTGVMGTYGSDPILGYKMNDTTGKIFSIIDTPEYKDYAVKMKKYADSGYWSKSSISSKETRDDGFKAGKSASMIWNIGSVANDLKIMNAAHPEWKVEIADILPGSKKFANPYTNNGMAINANSKNSERALMALDLLRYDKDLNDISFNGIKGTHWDAVGDKEFKTLGATANFPAGNVCPWGWHTSITRTDVARPKIVPETIAKWQKDDTIHNPLETFTFDDSLVKNEMAAINTVVTQYGLPLHLGIIADPAKGVEIYSQKLKAAGLDKVMKAVQEQADKFIKSKK, via the coding sequence ATGAATAAATTTATGAAAAAGTTCGGGGTTACATTTTTAGTAGCTGGTATCATTATGTCATCACTTTCGGGTTGTTCAACAAGTAAAAATACAACTTCGACTAAAGCAACTGCTGATACAAAAGATGCGGTGAAGCTTAAAATGTATATTCTAGGAGATAAGCCAAAAGATGCCGATGCTGTTTATGGTAAAATGAATGAGATTTTGAAGAAAAAAATTAACGCAACCATTGATGTTAATTTCATATCTTGGGGAGATCAAGCTACAAAATATCCATTGTTATTCTCGTCAGGGGAAGATTTTGATTTGATTTTTACAGCAACAGGATGGTGTTATTATAACCAAATGGCTACTAGAAATGGATTTCTTGAGTTAACACCTGAACTACTCCAAAAATATGCGCCTCAAAGCGTTAAAAACGAACCTAAACTTGCATGGGAACAAGCTAAGGTTAATAAAAAAATATATATGATTCCTAATGACCAAGATGAGTATGCATATTCAGTTGTAGGTATTAGAGGGGATTTAAGAGAAAAATATCATATACCTGCAATTACAAGTCAGGCAGGTCTCGAAAAATATTATGAGACTATAGCAAAAAATGAAAAAGATATAGTTCCTATAATCAATGGCGGAGGACAAAATCTTCAATTTCCTTTAGAGCTTCAGGCAAATGGTTTTACTGGAGTAATGGGAACATATGGTTCTGACCCTATTTTAGGATATAAAATGAATGATACTACTGGAAAAATATTTTCTATAATTGATACACCGGAATATAAAGACTATGCTGTAAAAATGAAAAAATATGCAGACAGTGGTTATTGGTCTAAGAGTTCTATTTCTAGTAAAGAAACAAGAGATGATGGATTTAAAGCTGGAAAGTCAGCATCAATGATTTGGAATATTGGATCAGTTGCAAATGATCTTAAAATAATGAATGCAGCTCATCCTGAGTGGAAAGTAGAAATAGCAGATATATTACCAGGAAGCAAAAAATTTGCTAATCCTTACACTAATAATGGTATGGCTATAAATGCAAATTCAAAAAATTCTGAGAGAGCATTAATGGCATTAGACCTTTTAAGATACGATAAAGATTTAAATGACATAAGTTTTAACGGAATAAAAGGTACTCATTGGGATGCGGTTGGTGATAAAGAATTCAAAACTTTAGGTGCCACAGCTAATTTCCCAGCAGGAAACGTTTGCCCATGGGGATGGCATACATCTATAACTCGTACAGATGTTGCTAGACCAAAGATAGTACCAGAAACTATTGCTAAATGGCAAAAAGATGATACTATTCATAATCCTTTAGAAACATTTACATTTGATGATAGTCTTGTGAAAAATGAAATGGCAGCAATAAACACTGTAGTTACTCAATACGGCCTTCCTCTTCATCTTGGAATAATAGCAGATCCAGCTAAGGGCGTTGAAATTTACAGTCAAAAATTAAAAGCTGCAGGATTAGATAAGGTAATGAAAGCAGTTCAGGAGCAAGCAGATAAATTTATTAAATCTAAAAAATAA
- a CDS encoding carbohydrate ABC transporter permease — MKKLSKDRAVFNIIAYVVIIIMTLFCIIPLIIVISGSFTSESYILKHGFSLIPKEFTTSAYALAFKEPMVVLKAYGVTIFITIVGTFVGLLVTAMTAYVLTRKDFEWRNKFSFYFYFTTLFTGGLVPWYILMVRYLGMKDNYLALILPLLLSVFNILIMKSYMSSIPDAISESAKIDGAGDFTIFIKLILPLSKPALATVGLFIALRYWNDWYNAMLFIQNDKMYSLQYFLYKIVNNIDAYKNILATSGGSVNVKMDLPSESLKMALTVIVTGPIIFLYPFVQKYFVQGLTIGAVKG; from the coding sequence ATGAAGAAATTATCAAAGGATAGAGCAGTATTTAATATAATAGCTTATGTTGTTATAATAATTATGACATTGTTTTGTATAATTCCATTAATAATTGTAATTTCAGGCTCATTTACATCTGAGTCATATATATTAAAACATGGCTTTAGCTTAATACCAAAGGAGTTTACAACTTCAGCCTATGCACTCGCTTTTAAGGAACCTATGGTAGTACTTAAAGCATATGGTGTTACTATATTTATAACAATTGTTGGAACATTTGTTGGGCTACTTGTAACGGCGATGACAGCATATGTACTTACAAGGAAGGATTTCGAATGGAGAAATAAATTTTCTTTCTACTTTTATTTTACCACTTTATTTACAGGTGGACTTGTACCATGGTATATATTAATGGTTAGATATTTAGGTATGAAGGATAATTATTTGGCACTTATACTCCCATTACTTTTAAGTGTTTTTAATATATTGATAATGAAGAGTTATATGAGTAGCATACCGGATGCAATATCTGAGTCTGCAAAAATTGATGGCGCTGGAGATTTTACTATATTTATTAAACTAATATTACCATTATCTAAACCAGCCCTTGCTACTGTGGGTTTGTTTATTGCTTTAAGATATTGGAATGATTGGTATAATGCAATGTTATTTATTCAAAATGACAAAATGTATAGTCTTCAATATTTTCTTTATAAAATAGTTAATAATATTGATGCTTACAAAAACATATTAGCAACTTCAGGAGGAAGTGTTAATGTTAAAATGGACTTGCCAAGTGAGTCTTTAAAGATGGCACTTACAGTTATAGTTACAGGGCCGATAATATTCTTGTATCCATTTGTTCAAAAATATTTTGTACAAGGACTTACAATAGGTGCAGTTAAGGGGTAA
- a CDS encoding ABC transporter permease has protein sequence MENTSFLHKVKKNKTLLLMLLPAVLFFFIFSYLPIAGIVVAFKSYNFKGGIFGSPWVGLDNFKFFFMSGQAFIVTRNTVLYNLAFIFVNTVLQIAMAIFLSEIKNKYFKKITQSLMFLPYFISWVIVGVISYNIFSFEHGTFNSVLKFFHVAAIDMYSKPLAWVVIIIIFCAWQGLGYGTVLYLAAIMGIDTEIYEAAEIDGANIFERIRYITLPSLVPTITILTLLAVGTIFRGNFDMFYQIIGNNGTLFNATDVIDTFTVRALLQTNEVGMAAAAGLYQSVFCFITIMVVNTAVKKHDEDNALF, from the coding sequence ATGGAAAATACAAGCTTCCTACATAAAGTTAAAAAAAATAAAACTTTATTGTTAATGCTTCTACCAGCGGTACTTTTTTTCTTTATATTTAGCTATCTTCCGATTGCGGGAATAGTTGTTGCATTTAAGAGTTACAACTTTAAGGGAGGAATATTTGGAAGTCCCTGGGTTGGTCTTGATAATTTTAAGTTTTTCTTTATGTCAGGGCAAGCGTTTATAGTAACTCGTAATACAGTTTTATATAATTTGGCATTTATATTTGTTAATACAGTACTTCAAATTGCAATGGCTATATTTTTATCAGAGATAAAAAACAAATATTTTAAAAAGATAACTCAATCACTTATGTTTCTACCATATTTTATATCTTGGGTTATAGTGGGGGTTATATCATATAACATATTTAGTTTTGAGCATGGGACATTTAATTCTGTACTTAAATTCTTTCATGTTGCAGCAATAGATATGTATTCAAAACCACTTGCATGGGTTGTCATTATAATTATATTTTGTGCATGGCAAGGGCTTGGATATGGTACTGTACTTTATTTAGCAGCAATAATGGGTATTGATACAGAAATTTATGAAGCAGCAGAAATAGATGGAGCAAATATATTTGAGCGTATTAGATATATTACACTTCCGTCGCTCGTTCCAACAATAACAATACTTACACTACTTGCGGTTGGTACTATATTTAGAGGAAACTTTGATATGTTCTATCAAATCATTGGAAATAATGGTACGCTTTTCAATGCCACTGATGTTATTGATACATTTACAGTTAGGGCATTACTTCAAACTAACGAAGTTGGTATGGCAGCCGCTGCAGGCCTTTATCAGTCAGTATTTTGTTTCATAACAATAATGGTAGTAAATACTGCAGTTAAAAAACATGATGAGGATAATGCATTATTTTAG
- a CDS encoding response regulator transcription factor: protein MIKVLIVDDEIFTREGIIAEIPWAKLGPIEIEQAYDGINALEVAEKFGPDILLTDVKMPRMNGVELSFELRKTYPTCEIIFLSGYSDKQYLKSAIELKAVSYVEKPIDIEELQSAIKNAITLKLKETENTLNIKNDIALKLIQKNADFYNLGKYIDVIPESKLTGTSFITILINILNKDKIIEAAVLLELKRIVVKSNFNCILCYKEDDLILMHLYFPTDINPLSINTILENIYNLISEYLKSFTTFFICQGKKVIGITNIPVSYNSAVDALSKAFFYDYNSVIYYDKISLLVYNLDENLIENFTENLLNEDKQNSILLINRLTSEIKGSASTPINYTKDVYYRLLHQLLKFSYDRNLIINQNDLDNKSPFEYLANSYTLIDIKSYMIEKIHTIFDAVEEKNSNINPVSSILKYIHDNYSDVDLSLQNISNKTYLSTAYMCSIFKEETGTTINSYITKFRINKAKDLLKDPHMKIIDITTKVGYGDGNYFSKIFKKETGLTPSEYKKKFL, encoded by the coding sequence ATGATTAAGGTATTAATAGTTGATGATGAAATTTTCACAAGAGAAGGAATAATTGCTGAAATTCCCTGGGCTAAACTAGGTCCTATTGAAATAGAGCAAGCCTATGATGGTATAAATGCTCTTGAAGTCGCAGAAAAGTTTGGACCTGATATTTTATTAACTGATGTAAAAATGCCTAGAATGAATGGAGTAGAATTGTCTTTTGAACTTAGAAAAACCTACCCTACCTGTGAGATTATATTTTTGAGTGGCTATTCGGATAAACAGTATCTAAAATCAGCTATTGAGCTTAAAGCCGTTAGTTACGTTGAAAAACCTATAGATATTGAAGAACTTCAATCCGCAATTAAAAATGCAATAACACTTAAACTAAAAGAAACAGAAAATACTTTGAATATTAAAAATGATATTGCGCTTAAACTTATTCAAAAAAATGCTGATTTTTATAATTTAGGTAAATATATAGATGTAATTCCTGAAAGTAAACTTACAGGGACTAGTTTCATTACCATTTTGATTAATATTTTAAATAAGGACAAAATTATAGAGGCGGCCGTTCTCCTTGAGCTGAAAAGAATAGTAGTTAAATCTAATTTCAATTGTATTCTATGTTATAAAGAAGATGATCTTATACTTATGCACTTATACTTTCCTACTGACATAAACCCTTTATCTATTAATACAATATTAGAAAATATATATAACCTAATATCTGAATATCTAAAGAGCTTCACAACTTTTTTTATATGCCAAGGTAAAAAAGTTATAGGAATTACAAATATACCGGTTTCCTACAATTCCGCTGTGGATGCCTTGAGTAAAGCTTTTTTTTATGATTATAATTCTGTAATCTATTATGATAAAATTAGCCTCCTTGTTTACAACTTAGATGAAAATCTTATTGAAAATTTCACGGAAAATCTATTAAATGAAGATAAACAAAACAGCATTCTTCTAATTAATAGGCTTACTTCTGAAATAAAAGGGAGTGCTTCCACTCCAATAAATTATACAAAGGATGTTTATTATAGACTTCTACATCAATTATTAAAGTTTTCATATGACAGAAACTTAATCATAAATCAAAATGATTTGGATAATAAAAGCCCTTTTGAATATCTTGCGAATTCTTACACTCTTATTGATATCAAAAGTTATATGATAGAAAAAATACATACTATTTTTGACGCTGTTGAAGAAAAAAATTCGAATATAAACCCAGTTTCATCTATCCTAAAATATATACACGATAATTACTCAGATGTAGATTTGTCCTTACAAAATATTAGTAATAAAACTTATTTATCCACCGCATACATGTGCTCAATATTTAAAGAAGAAACTGGAACAACTATAAACAGTTATATTACCAAGTTCAGAATTAATAAAGCAAAAGATCTTTTGAAAGACCCTCACATGAAAATTATTGATATAACAACTAAAGTAGGCTATGGTGATGGAAATTATTTTTCAAAAATATTCAAAAAAGAAACAGGTTTAACGCCCTCTGAATATAAGAAGAAATTTTTGTGA
- a CDS encoding sensor histidine kinase: protein MRKIKFSNLKLMQKFLLSYFMLIIIPLILLSSITYKTVSTILETYITSATKQAFEQTYSFLSYKLYRVNDVSDIISNDNNITTIDSNLITILGKSPNTYPINEQIKDMFFLRKYLSSYENDIDISNLKLYVNNDFLYSNEDYNMFSLNKAKNSKWLTIFKENNTRNLWCPSSYLDDKPTSSPKELSLVSAIKNPNDFSKDIGFLRVDFKKSMVDDIIKKTNSVDGSFTYIQNSKGVIVSSTDDSLIAKYNLNNTLATSLSSNTQNFQKLTINNNKCLLKSSLINNTDWYMTTIIPYDSILVKIKFIRNTLILLLSILGTIAFTLAYYFSNSITRRITKLNKAMRQVHKGSLETYIKDSSSDEIGELIDNYNFMITKMVILIDEQYKSGKEVKNAELKALQAQINPHFLYNTLDMINWMAFKDMNKEISSAVKSLAGFYKISLNKGKSKVSIKDELTHASLYVDIQNMRYSDRIKLTIDLPEDIYHYSILKITLQPILENSISHGILGRGNVCGEIIISGKLENNDITLYVKDDGIGIPEDKIDKILTDDISSKTGSGYGLKNIDKRLKLSYGEGYGLTFKSQYGHGTTVEIKIPATVHEDGFVL from the coding sequence ATGAGAAAAATAAAATTTTCAAATCTAAAACTTATGCAAAAATTTCTGTTATCTTATTTCATGCTAATAATAATTCCATTAATTCTTTTATCTTCTATAACATACAAAACGGTTTCTACCATTTTAGAAACCTATATTACCTCTGCAACAAAACAAGCTTTTGAGCAAACATATTCTTTTTTATCATATAAATTATATAGAGTTAATGATGTTTCAGATATAATTTCTAATGATAATAATATTACAACAATTGATAGTAATTTAATTACTATCCTTGGTAAATCCCCTAATACATATCCTATCAATGAACAAATTAAAGATATGTTTTTTCTGCGCAAATATCTTAGTTCTTATGAGAACGATATTGATATAAGTAATTTAAAACTCTATGTAAATAACGATTTTCTTTATTCCAATGAAGACTATAATATGTTTAGCCTTAATAAGGCCAAGAATTCTAAATGGCTTACTATATTTAAGGAAAATAACACAAGAAATCTATGGTGTCCTAGTTCCTATCTTGACGATAAACCTACTAGCTCTCCTAAGGAACTTTCCCTTGTATCTGCTATAAAAAATCCAAATGACTTTTCCAAGGATATTGGGTTTCTTCGTGTAGATTTTAAAAAATCAATGGTTGACGATATTATAAAAAAGACAAATTCTGTAGATGGTAGCTTTACATATATACAAAATTCCAAAGGGGTAATTGTATCCTCTACAGATGACTCTTTAATTGCTAAATATAATCTTAACAATACTTTAGCCACCAGCCTTTCATCAAATACACAAAATTTTCAAAAGCTTACTATAAATAATAATAAATGCCTTTTGAAAAGCTCATTAATAAATAATACAGATTGGTATATGACGACAATTATACCTTATGATAGTATTCTTGTTAAAATTAAATTTATAAGAAATACCTTGATTTTGTTATTAAGTATACTTGGAACAATAGCTTTTACTCTTGCATACTACTTTTCAAATTCAATAACTAGAAGAATTACAAAACTTAATAAGGCTATGAGACAAGTTCATAAGGGCAGCCTTGAAACTTATATTAAAGATTCAAGTTCTGATGAAATCGGTGAGCTCATAGATAATTACAATTTTATGATTACTAAGATGGTAATACTTATTGATGAACAGTATAAATCTGGCAAGGAAGTTAAAAATGCAGAATTAAAAGCCCTTCAAGCACAGATAAATCCACACTTTTTGTATAATACTTTGGATATGATAAATTGGATGGCTTTCAAGGATATGAATAAAGAAATCAGTAGTGCTGTTAAGAGCCTCGCAGGTTTTTATAAGATAAGTTTAAATAAAGGTAAATCTAAAGTTTCGATTAAAGATGAATTAACACATGCCTCCCTTTATGTTGATATTCAAAATATGAGGTACTCAGACAGAATAAAGTTAACAATAGATTTACCTGAAGATATTTATCATTATAGTATTTTAAAAATAACACTACAACCCATTTTAGAAAATTCTATTTCACACGGCATTCTTGGCCGTGGTAATGTATGCGGAGAGATAATAATTAGTGGTAAATTAGAAAATAATGATATAACTCTATATGTAAAAGATGACGGTATCGGCATACCTGAGGATAAAATAGATAAAATCTTAACAGATGATATAAGCAGCAAAACCGGAAGTGGTTATGGTCTTAAGAATATCGATAAGAGGTTAAAGCTCTCTTATGGTGAAGGTTACGGCTTAACTTTTAAAAGCCAGTACGGCCATGGCACTACAGTAGAAATTAAAATTCCAGCTACCGTGCATGAAGATGGTTTTGTATTATAA
- a CDS encoding beta-galactosidase, protein MIKKFPLINEKLKHFYHGADYNPEQWLKYPGIFEEDIRLMKLAKCNVMSIGIFSWVTIEPEEGVFNFKWLDYVLDKLYENGIYTILATPTGARPAWMAAKYTQVLRVGANRVRNLYGQRHNHCFTSPVYREKTQIINRKLAERYSNHPGIVAWHISNEYGGDCHCDLCQDAFRTWLKNKYTSLDNLNDAWWTTFWSHTYTNWSQIESPAPHGEAGVHGLSLDWKRFVTDQTVDFCKQEIKPLKEINPKLPVVANLMELFDGLNYWKFTEVLDIVSWDNYPKWHENVDESSLASKISMNHDIFRSLMGGKPFMLMESTPSGTNWQATSKLKKPGMHLLSSLQAVAHGSDTVQYFQWRKSRGSSEKFHGAVVDHCGHENTRVFKDVTQVGTVLEKLDEILGTSVQPEVAIIFDWENRWAINDSQGPRNCGIKYEDTVYAQYKPFWESGVPVDIIDMECDFSSYKLLVAPMLYMVKPGVGERIEAFVKNGGTFVATYWSGIVNENDLCFLGGFPGPLRKILGIWSEEIESLYDGEVNNIIFDNNNKLGLKGEYETVELIDLIHAEGAQVLATYKSDFFAGRPALTVNKYGNGSAYYIASRNKDDFNELFYGDLIKRLGIKQTIKTKLPQGVTAQLRTDGENDFIFLMNFNNCNEKVSLDENLYEDILSENKIEGEINLTPYGFKIMKRKSLI, encoded by the coding sequence ATGATAAAAAAATTTCCATTAATAAATGAAAAGTTAAAGCACTTTTATCACGGAGCAGACTATAACCCAGAGCAATGGCTTAAATATCCTGGAATTTTTGAAGAAGATATAAGACTTATGAAACTTGCAAAGTGTAATGTAATGTCTATAGGCATATTTTCGTGGGTTACAATAGAGCCCGAGGAAGGAGTATTTAATTTTAAGTGGCTTGATTATGTTTTGGATAAACTCTATGAAAACGGTATCTATACAATTTTAGCTACTCCAACAGGAGCACGCCCTGCATGGATGGCAGCTAAGTATACGCAGGTTCTAAGAGTAGGAGCAAATCGAGTTAGAAATCTTTATGGTCAAAGACATAATCACTGTTTTACATCTCCAGTTTATAGGGAAAAGACACAAATAATAAATAGAAAATTGGCAGAGAGATATTCAAATCATCCTGGAATAGTCGCTTGGCATATTTCTAATGAATATGGTGGGGATTGTCATTGTGATTTATGTCAGGATGCTTTTAGAACTTGGCTTAAAAATAAATATACATCTCTTGATAATTTGAATGATGCTTGGTGGACTACCTTTTGGAGTCATACTTACACGAATTGGTCTCAAATAGAGTCGCCAGCTCCTCATGGGGAAGCAGGTGTACATGGATTAAGCCTAGATTGGAAGAGATTCGTCACAGACCAAACGGTTGATTTTTGCAAACAAGAAATAAAACCTTTAAAAGAAATAAATCCTAAGTTGCCAGTTGTAGCGAATCTTATGGAACTATTTGATGGATTAAATTATTGGAAGTTTACAGAGGTGCTGGACATAGTTTCGTGGGATAATTATCCAAAATGGCATGAAAATGTAGATGAATCTTCTTTAGCTTCTAAGATTTCTATGAATCATGATATATTTAGAAGCTTAATGGGTGGTAAACCATTTATGTTAATGGAGAGTACTCCAAGTGGTACAAATTGGCAGGCTACTAGTAAGCTTAAAAAGCCTGGGATGCATCTGCTTTCGTCTCTTCAGGCTGTTGCTCACGGATCAGATACAGTGCAGTACTTTCAATGGAGAAAAAGCAGAGGATCAAGTGAAAAATTTCATGGAGCAGTAGTTGATCATTGTGGTCATGAAAATACTAGAGTATTTAAAGATGTTACGCAGGTGGGTACGGTTCTTGAAAAATTAGATGAAATTTTAGGCACTAGCGTACAACCAGAAGTTGCTATAATATTTGATTGGGAAAATAGGTGGGCTATAAATGATTCACAAGGTCCAAGAAATTGTGGAATCAAGTATGAAGACACTGTATACGCGCAGTATAAACCATTTTGGGAAAGTGGCGTGCCAGTTGATATAATTGATATGGAATGTGATTTTTCTAGTTACAAATTGCTTGTAGCACCTATGCTTTACATGGTAAAACCGGGTGTAGGAGAAAGAATTGAAGCATTTGTAAAAAATGGGGGAACGTTTGTAGCAACCTATTGGTCTGGCATAGTAAATGAAAATGATCTATGTTTCCTTGGTGGTTTCCCAGGACCTCTTAGAAAGATCCTCGGAATATGGTCTGAAGAGATAGAGAGTCTTTATGATGGTGAAGTAAATAATATAATATTCGATAATAACAATAAGTTAGGGCTAAAAGGTGAATATGAAACTGTAGAGTTAATTGACTTGATACATGCTGAAGGTGCACAGGTACTAGCCACTTATAAATCAGACTTCTTTGCTGGGAGACCTGCTCTTACAGTTAATAAATATGGAAACGGCTCAGCTTACTACATTGCATCGAGAAACAAAGATGATTTCAATGAGTTATTCTATGGTGATTTAATAAAGAGACTTGGGATTAAACAAACAATTAAGACAAAGTTACCACAGGGAGTTACAGCGCAATTACGAACTGATGGTGAGAATGACTTTATATTCTTAATGAACTTTAATAATTGTAATGAAAAAGTCTCTTTAGATGAAAATTTATATGAAGATATACTTTCTGAAAATAAAATAGAAGGAGAAATTAACTTAACGCCATATGGTTTTAAAATTATGAAGAGAAAATCTTTGATATAA
- a CDS encoding amino acid permease: MGEVKTDELKRGLKPRHLQMIAIGGAIGTGLFLASGGTVQQAGPGGALVAYTLIGVMVYFLMTSLGEMATFMPVTGSFETYASRFVDPAFGFALGWNYWYNWAITVAVEMVAGAMIMKYWFPGVPALVWSVGFLVLLFGLNMLSAKAYGESEFWFASIKVVAVLVFLAVGVAMIFGIIGDHHIGLSNFTFLDPKSGAKGPFPFGFKGILMVFLIAGFSFQGTELVGIAAGESEDPEKNVPKAIKSVFWRIIIFYLGAIFIISALIPFTQAGVTTSSFTVIFERAGIAGAASIMNAVVLTSVLSCGNSGMYAASRMLYAMAKEGRAPKSLCKVNSRGVPVNALVITTLVASASFLVGLYAQETVYMWLVAASGLAGFIAWVGIAICHYRFRKAFVAQGKDLAKLKYKAKLFPFGPILALVLCIIVILGQGVTYFTADSIDWKNIIASYIGLPLFLLLWLVYKVKNKTKIVNLKEADFSTNHIHDEK; the protein is encoded by the coding sequence ATGGGTGAAGTAAAAACAGATGAATTGAAAAGAGGATTAAAGCCGCGTCATCTTCAAATGATTGCCATTGGTGGAGCAATAGGAACAGGTCTATTTTTAGCCTCAGGCGGTACAGTTCAACAAGCAGGTCCCGGAGGAGCATTAGTCGCATATACACTTATAGGTGTAATGGTATATTTCTTAATGACAAGTTTAGGTGAAATGGCCACATTCATGCCAGTTACTGGTTCATTTGAAACATATGCATCAAGATTTGTTGATCCAGCATTTGGGTTTGCGCTAGGTTGGAACTATTGGTACAACTGGGCAATTACTGTTGCAGTTGAAATGGTTGCAGGAGCTATGATTATGAAATATTGGTTTCCAGGTGTACCCGCACTTGTTTGGAGTGTTGGTTTTCTAGTATTACTATTTGGTTTAAATATGCTTTCTGCTAAGGCTTATGGAGAGTCAGAATTTTGGTTTGCAAGTATTAAAGTTGTAGCAGTTCTAGTGTTTCTAGCAGTAGGTGTTGCAATGATCTTTGGAATAATTGGTGACCATCATATTGGACTTTCAAATTTTACATTTTTAGATCCTAAAAGTGGTGCTAAAGGACCATTCCCATTTGGTTTTAAAGGAATATTAATGGTTTTTTTAATTGCTGGATTCTCTTTTCAGGGAACAGAACTCGTTGGTATAGCTGCTGGAGAAAGTGAAGATCCAGAGAAAAATGTACCTAAAGCAATTAAAAGCGTATTTTGGAGAATTATTATATTCTATTTAGGAGCTATATTTATTATCAGCGCATTGATACCGTTTACTCAAGCTGGCGTGACCACAAGTTCTTTCACCGTTATTTTTGAAAGGGCAGGTATTGCAGGAGCTGCAAGTATTATGAATGCTGTAGTTTTAACATCGGTTCTTTCATGTGGTAACTCTGGAATGTACGCGGCTAGCCGTATGTTATATGCAATGGCGAAAGAAGGAAGGGCACCAAAGTCTCTTTGTAAAGTAAATTCGAGAGGGGTTCCTGTAAATGCATTAGTAATTACTACATTAGTGGCCTCGGCATCTTTCTTAGTAGGTTTATATGCACAAGAAACAGTGTATATGTGGTTAGTTGCAGCTTCGGGCTTAGCTGGATTTATAGCATGGGTAGGAATTGCAATATGTCACTATCGTTTTCGTAAAGCATTTGTAGCTCAAGGAAAAGATCTGGCTAAATTAAAATATAAGGCAAAATTATTTCCCTTTGGGCCAATTCTTGCACTAGTATTATGTATAATTGTTATATTAGGGCAAGGAGTAACTTATTTCACAGCGGATTCAATTGATTGGAAAAATATTATTGCTTCTTATATTGGACTACCTTTATTCTTACTTTTATGGTTAGTATATAAGGTAAAGAATAAAACTAAGATTGTTAATCTAAAAGAAGCCGATTTTAGTACGAATCACATTCATGACGAAAAATAA